The nucleotide window AATCAACTCATCATGTATTAATGTGTCAAATAATCATCAAACGGTCATAATTTATTTCAGACACTTTCGTGAAATTGTGTTCGTTACTAATAGAAACACTCTTTCTAAATACAAGAAGAAGCTGAGTTAGAGGGGAAATCATGCTCTTCAAATTACTAGTACTATACATGTTTCATGAATGTCTTTCATTGCAATGATAGATGTCTAGCTAACTCTACTTCTCAAGTtggatattattataattaaaaaaaaaagttggatatTATTAgttattccaaaaaataaaaccaactcTTAATACATGTAATAACATGATAAacttattaataattttttgaaactaCTATAACTCTTTgagtataatgaaaaaaaaacactatgaATCTTGCCATATGCTTCAAGTATGAGGAGAAGAGAAGTAATTTTGGCAAACACATTCTCAATTCCATAAAATGTAGCGTTATACAACATTGATACAAAAGATAATAACAACCAAAGTGTGTACAACCTAGTTTTGGTTTATTAATGTACTTGAATATGACAGTATATAGTTTCTTATTAAACAGTGTCTTCATTATTGTTTGGCTTCGATGTTCTAAGTGAATATTGACATGCCAAAACTGCATCTTCCAAATTTAGATAGAATGATTCCTTCCCAACTTTTTCAACAAACTTTGATGCTATTAGCTTCTCCATAACCTCCAACCTAGGGTTTACCAATGCCATCTATATAAAAATATggtagaaaaatatattaaaaaagataaagttttcattttgtggctcaatttatttatgcaaattcaattttgtcacacaactaaaaaaaattaattaaaaacaaagacatgaaatgtttttttttgttactaaaTGTAGTGGaaatattaaagataaattacaaagacatttttttttttgaagaataaattACAAAGACATGAAATGTATGTGATACCTGAATTCCTTTCATTTCCAATATTTTCTGTGTTTCCAATAATCCTTCAATAGCAGTTGTGTCAATAGATGACACAGCTGTATAAGCATACAAAAAAGAGGGGTAAATTTTAATTAGTAAAAAATTAGTGACAGATAAATTAAATTcagattaatttttatttttgtaattaaactTAGttgatgaaataataaaattaacaacaaatttttttattaagattcATGTATATGCAATATGAACTGAATATTACACACACTATGAAGGACAGATATTCTTCGGATTAGAGGTATCCCAGGATCGGTCAcacgacacgacaccgatacaTATAATgacattgaattatgtgattttatcaaattattaacgGTGTCAGCGTATCAGTGCTCGTGTTGTGTCCGTATCCGTATTTCATATTACACATATAATAAAAcaacaaggactaaaaacatatataattttcttttacctGTTAAAACGAGTATGACATGCTCAACCATATCTCCAGAACTGCTTTGTTCACTTTTAATATACCTCAAAATCCTATTGCacaattttaacaaatttttagaTTGTTAAATTAACATGTCTATATCAATGGATTATCATTAGATGGTAATAAATAAGTGATTCAAGATTTAATTAATTACCTTTCTTTAAGGTATGTAGAATTTGAAAAGTATATAGGAGAACCAACTTGTATAATTAGAACTCCTGGAATTGTTGAAGCATTAGAATATTGCTCAACATCTCTATATAAGCCAGAATCAGGTAACTTTCCAAGCTTGCATGCTGGTGGTCTTGCTAAATATAATAGTCCTCTAAGTACACCTAGTCCAACCTAGATTgcaaatacatataaaataattataaaaaaaaaacttaataaaattaaattatgaaaaattcaattctatgtaccaaaaaaagttgaattagtgatcatggttttaaattgtagTAGCGTTCGTGATTGCCACAAAAAGAGTAATGCTAACAACAATTATATGTACGAAATTGTTGTTGCAGACTGCAATTCAAAACCATGTTATAGATAGAAATTAGAGACATAAAATGAAAATCTCGTCTCCAATTTGGAGTTCGTAACATGTACGAACAAAATTGGAGacgatttctttttctttctctaataTTTTGTCATTAATTCAACTCTTTTTAGggttaagggaaaaaaaaatagaagtgagagattaaatgaaaaaaaataaaaaaatttgagtaCTCACAGAGAGCATGAGGCCAATATCCATGCTTAAAAAGGCCACACCCAAGAATGCACTCATGCagataataaaatcaaacttaTCAACTTTAAAGAGATGAATAGCTTCTGTATAGTTTATCAACCCTAACATGGCTGATACAATGATAGCTGATAGAGCAACAAGTGGTGTGTTGCTAAATAATGGTGCCAAAAATTGTAGTGTTAGAGCCATTATTACTGCTTGAACCACATTTGTCATTGCAGATTTACATCCTGCATTGTAATTCACAGCCGTCTTGGAAAATGGTCctacaaaaatcaatttaagaGTAAATATATCAGCATAAAATAACGAACATTTTTATGTCAAAAGATTATATTTGCAGTGTGATATATGTTAATCATTAGATTCGATTTTTGAAACCTTGAATTTCTGATTATACCTCCTGAAAATATCTCTACTCTATTTTCAAGGCTAAATTGTTTCTTGCGATCACTTTACTTAATTTTAGATAATGATGTAGTCCTTTATCTTTTCTATGTCCTTTTGATCTTTCACTCATGTTCGAATATGAATTTCAAgctttaaatttatgtttttcttttcatgtaGCTCTCATTCTTAATATATGTTATGccctaaaagaaaattatagatttgaaacttgaaaattcatatgcaaacaTGGGAGAAGAACCAAAATGACGTGAAAAAAGGTAAATAACCAAATGATTGCCTAGAATTAAGTACGGGACAACGATAGTAATTTTGTCAATTTTCGGTCATTGCCCTTTTCTAATATCAttgctaaatattttttatttgagggatgtaaatactaaaaatatatacattattattattatataattttttagatgaaacataattatttattattgatgacTATCAGTACATAAAAAAAGGTAGCTCATTGCATGAGATGAAATTCATAGAGTGCAAATATTTCCACTAGTTGAGAGAttgattataaaattataacatgTGACTTTTAGGTCACATTCACAAGGTAACAATCTTATAGTTACACCAAGTCTCATACTTAGTATataatgtgaagaaaaaaaaaattaacttaccACTAGTTAAGtaacatgatgtgaaagaaccaAACAAGTTCATAAGTCCAAAAGCTATCATCTCTTTGTTCCCATCATGAGGTGTATTAGCAGTTACAGAAAAGCTTCTTCCTATGGCTATTCCTTCCTACATatacatacaaaaaaaatttacttaattgataaaaatatgttaattatggtttaaattaaagatattttaattaattaattaattaattaccgCTAATGATAATACTCCACTGATTAGGCCAGCTTTCATTACTGTGGATAAATATCTTCTATCAAAGGTCAGAAATTGAATTGATATAGGATTTAGTCCTTTGTCTAGATGCCCCACCTACATATGTATAAacatcaaatatcaaatataagaagaaaaaaaatgttgtattttatataaataagatactaagaaattgaagaaaaataatactaattataAGTAACTTACAATTTGAATTCCATGTTGTGTACCTTTCACAAGGTATGTAAAAACTCCACCAACTACTACACATGTTATTGGAGCTATAGCAGATACCCAAAagagttttggttttttaagcctctgaaaaattatattcaaaagTGAAActttattagaaaatatatttgaatcCGAATTGTTGTACTGTCAGAAAAAACATGCCTTCTTGTAAACAAGAGATTCTAGCTATTAGATGAAGATCGTACAACTTGTTAATTTTACAAAACAGattttaaaatacaatataaaataCAAGTCGTTAGATTTTCCTCTAATAGCTAAGATCTATGATTGGAAAaatcatcatatctcaaaatcaaaggattttaaaaattgaaaaaaaaatcagataatTCATACTTTAATTTCACTGAATAGACTTAAAATATAACTCGAAATATGAAAGACATATAAAATATTGCTATTGGTGCCATATTTTATTCATAGTTTGTGGAATTAAAATTCCCTAGAGGTCCACAAGTTTGAGTGGTGCACTAAAAAGTCTTCTATCTCAAGCCACCTTTTTCTATGTTcttctaacaaaataaatatgcaAAAGCAAAAGATGAAATGAgattgactatatatatatatataactaccAAATAGAGCACTCACCAAGTGCCTTGTAAATTGCAAGAAAACAAGGAAGATTATTCCAAGAACTGTAGTTTCCCATCTTATCTGTTAAAATAGCAATAAGAGAAGTTCACCCTTTATTTCCACACACAAAAGTATATAGTTACAACTATTTTGTCAGAAAATAATTTCTCACAAATATCTATTTTAGGGTAAATATTTGAACAAAACATAGCTGCACactctttcttcttttacaacacatttttttttttctattctcTTTCATTTCTAGACTTCTATGTCTAGTTTAGATGTGTGGCAAAATCTTTTCccttaaataaataagaaaaaagtttAGTTAGACATATTTTGTGCATGTTTAATATTATGGTAGGTTGACATGAATTATAGTGAGCCACgatgattttagaaaaactATCTTATGTATCTTAACGCAATATAGTTTTTGCAAAATTATTATGGTTCATTGTGGTTTTGGCAGACATgtaattagtattttacttcaaatataaataaaatatgtttttttaatttatttgttaattaaaCAAGGCATAAGATGATACTAAccattattatttaaaaatcagTACCCTTATAAAAAATAGTGATTTAGCATGGTAATTAAAAATCTGATTTAGCATGGTAATTAACCTCTTATTATTTTGATCAGtcaagccaaaaaaaaaaaacattaatattttgtacAAGATACTAACCTCATGTCTATTGCTAAAGATGCCCTCTAGCACTGCTACAACGttggttttggttgaaaaatgtttcattccaaaaatacccttgaaTTGTTGGAGGATGAGAATCACTGCTGTCCCTCCCATAAAGCCAGTGATGGTAGAATGGGAAAAGAAATCAACCAATATCCCAAGCCTACAAATGTCCTTTCACAAAATCAGCACCAAAccaaccacacaaaaaaaagtaGAATGAAAATAATTGAGATGCATTTGTCAAATAGTactgttttatatttttgtttttatgttagaAACAAGACACCAACACCAGACAAAAAACGTAAGTACTTGAATATAATCATCGTGATTTGTGACATAAGTAAACGTTTGAAAGTAACTTTCATCGTAATTTGTGTTAGTATCAGATGCTGGACACTAAACAATTGAAAGTAACATTCATCGCAATTTGTGTTAGTATTTGACATTGGACACACCTTGAATTTGgtactatttaatttttatgaatgaaaatcaaataaacacgcACAAAACTTGAAGTACTTGAATATAACCATCGTGATATCAGACATCAAATACGTCTTCAATCCATGTGTTACTGTTCTATAGATTAGATAAATATCTTACTTTCTTAGTGACAAACAAAGccaaaacaaaatcacatgTCATCAAATTAGAGGAAAGTATTTATAGGAAAATGACATGTTCTATGTTCTTTTCTTACCTGAAAAAACCTAAACAAGCCTGGAAAACACCAGTGATAAAGGTTGTTGTGAAAATCAAGTGAAGATACAATGTTGGTTCTGCTATAGGGTCTGCTACAGTTGATACTATGCTAGCAATAAGCAATGATGCTGCTGCTATTGTCCCAACTGCCATGTGCCTAGAACTCCCAAAAACAGCATACACTAATGGTGGCACAAAGCTTGAATCTGATATATTTTAATTcaccaaaaatcaaatcaaaatcactTGTTAATTtgtaaatagagaaaaaaaaaaaaaaaaaaaagaacataggATTTGAATATGGGCAAAACTTAAATGCAGTACtagaatttttgttcttttttttgtttttacatgTTCACTAGATTGAGATTGTAATTATAAACTTTAACAATGGGATCGGACGGTCAAGTCCCCGCTATAACCACCGGAAATCCAATTTCCTCTTTACACCACCACCATTAAAAGgggtaaaaggagaaagaaaaaaatatctatgATGTCTCTTCACCCTCTCTTACCGCAATATAATACCGATTGACAGCAGTATATCTCGACTCCTTGAGAGGTTGCCGAGACatcaaataatacaaaaaaaaatattatgtattttttttcacgTCATTAAAGTTAAAACGACGTGAAAAGCaaaatactttaggtttaaaagagtgaaatgaaaaattgaagtgATAATCTCTGCAATTGcgcgaagaagaaaaaaaaccgaAGTAATtaagaatgaatgtaatgtaATAATAAGAATGACTTACAAAGGCCAATGAGAGGAGGAAGATTAGCAAGTTTGGCATAACTAATGCCTTGAGGAATGGCAAGACTAGCAATGGTGAGACCAGCAATTAAGTCAGAGAAAAATAATCTCAAAGAATAATTTGGTAACCACTCAAAGATTGGAATAAAATATTGCACCCCTTTAATCAACCTACgagattttttttcctcttccatAATTTGCC belongs to Medicago truncatula cultivar Jemalong A17 chromosome 6, MtrunA17r5.0-ANR, whole genome shotgun sequence and includes:
- the LOC11435931 gene encoding probable sulfate transporter 3.5 isoform X1 — encoded protein: MAKVQEIHHNGVNLSTQRGFVTKLKSGFKEALFPDDPFRQIMEEEKKSRRLIKGVQYFIPIFEWLPNYSLRLFFSDLIAGLTIASLAIPQGISYAKLANLPPLIGLYSSFVPPLVYAVFGSSRHMAVGTIAAASLLIASIVSTVADPIAEPTLYLHLIFTTTFITGVFQACLGFFRLGILVDFFSHSTITGFMGGTAVILILQQFKGIFGMKHFSTKTNVVAVLEGIFSNRHEIRWETTVLGIIFLVFLQFTRHLRLKKPKLFWVSAIAPITCVVVGGVFTYLVKGTQHGIQIVGHLDKGLNPISIQFLTFDRRYLSTVMKAGLISGVLSLAEGIAIGRSFSVTANTPHDGNKEMIAFGLMNLFGSFTSCYLTSGPFSKTAVNYNAGCKSAMTNVVQAVIMALTLQFLAPLFSNTPLVALSAIIVSAMLGLINYTEAIHLFKVDKFDFIICMSAFLGVAFLSMDIGLMLSVGLGVLRGLLYLARPPACKLGKLPDSGLYRDVEQYSNASTIPGVLIIQVGSPIYFSNSTYLKERILRYIKSEQSSSGDMVEHVILVLTAVSSIDTTAIEGLLETQKILEMKGIQMALVNPRLEVMEKLIASKFVEKVGKESFYLNLEDAVLACQYSLRTSKPNNNEDTV
- the LOC11435931 gene encoding probable sulfate transporter 3.5 isoform X2 gives rise to the protein MAKVQEIHHNGVNLSTQRGFVTKLKSGFKEALFPDDPFRQIMEEEKKSRRLIKGVQYFIPIFEWLPNYSLRLFFSDLIAGLTIASLAIPQGISYAKLANLPPLIGLYSSFVPPLVYAVFGSSRHMAVGTIAAASLLIASIVSTVADPIAEPTLYLHLIFTTTFITGVFQACLGFFRLGILVDFFSHSTITGFMGGTAVILILQQFKGIFGMKHFSTKTNVVAVLEGIFSNRHEIRWETTVLGIIFLVFLQFTRHLRLKKPKLFWVSAIAPITCVVVGGVFTYLVKGTQHGIQIVGHLDKGLNPISIQFLTFDRRYLSTVMKAGLISGVLSLAEGIAIGRSFSVTANTPHDGNKEMIAFGLMNLFGSFTSCYLTSGPFSKTAVNYNAGCKSAMTNVVQAVIMALTLQFLAPLFSNTPLVALSAIIVSAMLGLINYTEAIHLFKVDKFDFIICMSAFLGVAFLSMDIGLMLSVGLGVLRGLLYLARPPACKLGKLPDSGLYRDVEQYSNASTIPGVLIIQVGSPIYFSNSTYLKERILRYIKSEQSSSGDMVEHVILVLTAVSSIDTTAIEGLLETQKILEMKGIQVGGYGEANSIKVC